A stretch of the Amycolatopsis sp. BJA-103 genome encodes the following:
- a CDS encoding CoA transferase subunit A — translation MAELLSLKEAVARLVRDGDTVALEGFTHLIPVAAGHEIIRQRRTGLTLVRMTPDIVYDQLIGAGCASKLIFSWGGNPGVGSLHRFRDAVQHSWPVPLEIEEHSHAGMANRYVAGASGLPFAVLRGYTGTDLPAQTDTIKPITCPFTGEQLAAVPALNPDVTIVHAQRADRAGNVQIWGITGVQKEAVLAAKRSLITVEEVVDELEPRPGAIVLPSWAVTAVAEVPGGAKPSYAAGYYERDNDAYQAWDAIGRDRESFTRWLDELTGVKA, via the coding sequence ATGGCGGAGCTGCTGTCGTTGAAGGAGGCCGTGGCGCGGCTGGTGCGCGACGGGGACACCGTCGCGCTCGAGGGCTTCACGCACCTCATTCCGGTCGCCGCGGGCCACGAGATCATCCGTCAGCGCCGCACCGGCCTGACGCTGGTCCGCATGACCCCGGACATCGTCTACGACCAGCTCATCGGCGCGGGCTGCGCGAGCAAGCTGATCTTCTCGTGGGGCGGCAACCCCGGCGTCGGCTCGTTGCACCGCTTCCGCGACGCGGTCCAGCACTCGTGGCCGGTACCCCTGGAGATAGAGGAACACAGTCACGCGGGCATGGCGAATCGCTACGTCGCCGGTGCGTCGGGCCTGCCGTTCGCCGTGCTGCGCGGCTACACGGGCACCGATCTCCCCGCGCAGACCGACACGATCAAGCCCATCACCTGCCCGTTCACCGGGGAGCAACTCGCCGCCGTCCCCGCGCTCAACCCGGACGTGACGATCGTGCACGCCCAGCGCGCAGACCGGGCAGGCAACGTCCAGATCTGGGGCATCACCGGCGTGCAGAAGGAAGCGGTGCTGGCGGCGAAGCGGTCGTTGATCACCGTCGAGGAGGTCGTGGACGAGCTGGAACCCCGCCCGGGCGCGATCGTGCTGCCGTCGTGGGCGGTCACGGCCGTCGCCGAGGTTCCCGGCGGCGCGAAGCCGTCGTACGCGGCGGGGTACTACGAACGGGACAACGACGCCTACCAGGCATGGGACGCGATCGGCCGGGACAGGGAGAGCTTCACCCGCTGGCTCGACGAGCTGACGGGAGTGAAGGCATGA
- a CDS encoding AAA family ATPase codes for MTVESPEKLAEALESVGYLADDGIATAGFLALRLGRPLFCEGEPGTGKTSLALGLSEALSLPLIRLQCHEGIDAAQALYEWDFPRQLLHLRALEAAGDGGLDVEAAEQSLYTERFLLSRPLLKALQTAPCVLLVDEIDRADDEFEAFLLQLLDENAVTIPEFGEVRAEHPPLVVLTSNRTREVHDALKRRCLYHWLEHPDLAREIEILRRKIPGLGEGLAVQVATAVQRLRAMELLKPPGVAESLDWAQALLALGMSELDAATGARTLGSVLKYSEDLDRVRAKLDKLLA; via the coding sequence GTGACCGTCGAATCGCCGGAGAAACTGGCCGAAGCCCTCGAATCGGTCGGCTACCTCGCCGACGACGGCATCGCCACGGCCGGGTTCCTCGCGCTGCGGCTCGGCCGCCCCCTGTTCTGCGAGGGCGAACCGGGCACAGGCAAGACCTCGCTCGCCTTGGGGCTGTCCGAAGCGCTGAGCCTGCCGCTCATCCGGCTCCAGTGTCACGAGGGGATCGACGCGGCGCAGGCACTGTACGAATGGGACTTCCCCCGCCAGTTGCTGCACTTGCGGGCGCTCGAAGCCGCGGGTGACGGCGGCCTCGACGTCGAGGCCGCCGAGCAATCCCTTTACACCGAACGTTTCCTGCTCTCCCGGCCGTTGCTGAAGGCGTTGCAGACCGCGCCGTGTGTCCTGCTGGTCGACGAGATCGACCGGGCCGACGACGAGTTCGAAGCCTTCCTGCTGCAACTCCTCGACGAGAACGCGGTGACGATCCCCGAGTTCGGCGAGGTGCGTGCCGAACATCCGCCGCTGGTGGTGCTCACCTCCAACCGGACGCGGGAGGTGCACGACGCGCTGAAACGCCGCTGTCTCTATCACTGGCTCGAACACCCGGACCTCGCCCGCGAGATCGAGATCCTGCGCCGCAAGATCCCGGGCCTGGGCGAAGGGCTCGCGGTGCAGGTCGCGACGGCGGTGCAGCGCCTCCGGGCGATGGAGTTGCTGAAGCCGCCCGGAGTGGCGGAATCCCTGGACTGGGCCCAGGCGCTGCTCGCCCTCGGGATGTCCGAACTGGACGCCGCGACCGGCGCGCGAACCCTGGGTTCGGTCCTCAAGTACAGCGAAGACCTCGACAGGGTCCGCGCCAAACTGGACAAACTCCTCGCCTGA
- a CDS encoding nucleotidyltransferase family protein — MAEVAGLLLAAGAGRRFGGPKALAVLDGEPFVIRALRVLADAGCAPVRVVLGASAEEVRRLLPGPEVAVLAEDWESGMGASLRAGLNALEKSGAEAAVVHLVDLPGVGADVVRRVAAGADGNTVARATYDGVPGHPVVLGRRWWPEIVAGASGDKGARDWLKGRPDLRLVECGDLGTGHDVDRRENLPG, encoded by the coding sequence ATGGCTGAGGTCGCCGGGCTGCTGCTCGCGGCCGGGGCCGGGCGCCGGTTCGGCGGGCCGAAGGCGCTCGCCGTTCTCGACGGTGAGCCGTTCGTCATCCGAGCCTTGCGAGTGCTGGCCGACGCCGGCTGCGCACCGGTCCGGGTGGTCCTGGGTGCCTCGGCCGAGGAAGTCCGCAGGCTGTTGCCGGGTCCTGAGGTCGCCGTCCTGGCCGAAGACTGGGAGTCCGGCATGGGTGCGTCACTCCGCGCGGGCCTGAACGCACTGGAAAAGAGCGGCGCCGAAGCCGCCGTCGTGCATCTCGTGGATCTGCCCGGCGTCGGTGCCGACGTGGTGCGCCGAGTCGCCGCCGGAGCCGATGGGAACACTGTCGCGCGCGCCACCTACGACGGCGTTCCCGGTCATCCCGTCGTACTCGGCCGCCGCTGGTGGCCGGAGATCGTGGCGGGCGCGTCTGGGGACAAAGGCGCGCGAGACTGGCTGAAGGGACGCCCGGACCTGCGGCTCGTCGAATGCGGCGACCTCGGCACCGGGCACGACGTGGACCGCCGCGAGAACCTTCCAGGCTGA
- a CDS encoding thiolase family protein, with protein MTDVFLFDAIRTPFGKYGGALSGVRPDDLAATVLRALAERNDLDPATVDEVVLGDANGAGEDNRNVARMAALLAGWPTTVPGATVNRLCGSGLDAVMQASRSVQVGDASLAVAGGVESMSRSPLVMQKPEKAFPAGNQTLYSTALGWRMVNPKMPEQWTVSLGESTEQLAERYGIGRDEQDTFAVRSHVNAARAWDEGFYDDHVVPVEGVELTRDEGIRPDSSPEKLAKLKPVFRPQGTVTAANASPLNDGASALLLGDEAAGRRLGKAPLARIAGRGAAGVDPDVFGIGPVRAAEIALERAGIGWEDLAAVELNEAFAAQSLACLRDWSKLDPEIVNVNGGAIAIGHPLGASGGRILGTLAHHLRRTGGRWGLAAICIGVGQGLAVVLEAR; from the coding sequence ATGACCGACGTCTTCCTGTTCGACGCCATCCGTACCCCGTTCGGCAAGTACGGCGGCGCCCTGTCCGGGGTCCGCCCGGACGACCTCGCCGCCACCGTGCTGCGGGCGCTGGCCGAGCGCAACGACCTCGACCCGGCCACCGTGGACGAGGTCGTGCTCGGCGACGCCAACGGCGCGGGCGAGGACAATCGCAACGTCGCGCGGATGGCGGCGCTGCTGGCGGGCTGGCCGACGACGGTCCCGGGTGCGACGGTCAACCGGCTGTGCGGCTCCGGTCTCGACGCGGTCATGCAGGCGAGCCGGTCGGTCCAGGTCGGCGACGCTTCGCTCGCCGTCGCGGGCGGGGTCGAGTCGATGAGCCGCTCACCGCTGGTCATGCAGAAGCCGGAGAAGGCCTTCCCCGCCGGAAACCAGACGCTGTACTCGACAGCGCTGGGCTGGCGCATGGTCAACCCGAAGATGCCCGAGCAGTGGACGGTCTCGCTCGGCGAGTCCACCGAACAACTCGCCGAGCGGTACGGCATCGGCCGCGACGAGCAGGACACGTTCGCCGTCCGCAGCCACGTCAACGCCGCCCGCGCCTGGGACGAGGGGTTCTACGACGATCACGTCGTCCCCGTCGAGGGTGTCGAACTCACTCGTGACGAAGGCATCCGGCCGGACTCCAGCCCGGAGAAACTCGCGAAGCTCAAGCCCGTCTTCCGTCCACAAGGGACGGTCACGGCCGCGAACGCGTCGCCGCTCAACGACGGCGCTTCCGCGCTGCTGCTCGGCGACGAGGCCGCGGGCCGGCGGCTCGGCAAGGCGCCGCTGGCCAGGATCGCCGGACGGGGCGCGGCGGGCGTCGACCCCGACGTCTTCGGCATCGGCCCGGTCCGCGCGGCCGAGATCGCCTTGGAACGGGCCGGGATCGGCTGGGAAGACCTGGCGGCGGTGGAACTGAACGAGGCGTTCGCCGCGCAGTCGCTGGCCTGTCTGCGGGACTGGTCGAAGCTCGACCCGGAGATCGTCAACGTCAACGGCGGAGCGATCGCGATCGGGCATCCGCTGGGCGCCTCCGGCGGCCGGATCCTCGGCACACTGGCCCATCACCTGCGCCGCACCGGCGGCCGATGGGGGCTGGCGGCCATCTGCATCGGCGTCGGCCAGGGGCTGGCCGTCGTCCTCGAAGCCCGCTGA
- a CDS encoding 2-hydroxyacid dehydrogenase, whose amino-acid sequence MTSTIAVTRWIPDEALKVLAEAGEVKLSRADRPLTPDELREFVRGASAIVGMLHDRIDGTVADAAGPDLKVVANVAVGYDNIDVPALAERGVTVTNTPGVLTDATADLAFGLLLAVTRRLGEGERLIRSRTPWSFHLGFLLGSGLQDKTLGIVGLGQIGQAVARRALGFGMRIVYSGRSRAAEDVEKTLGAKYVSVGELLESSDVVSLHCPLTPETRHLIDADALKSMKPGAYLINTTRGPVVHEAALADALEAGEIAGAGLDVFEAEPEVEPRLLDRENVVLTPHLGSATVETRTAMAVLAAENVASVLTGGNPLTEVRP is encoded by the coding sequence GTGACCTCGACGATCGCGGTGACCCGGTGGATTCCCGACGAAGCGCTGAAAGTGCTCGCCGAAGCCGGGGAGGTGAAGCTGTCGCGCGCCGATCGGCCGTTGACGCCGGACGAACTGCGAGAGTTCGTCCGGGGCGCGTCCGCGATCGTCGGCATGCTGCACGACCGGATCGACGGCACGGTCGCCGACGCGGCGGGCCCCGATCTGAAGGTTGTGGCGAACGTGGCCGTCGGCTACGACAACATCGACGTCCCGGCGCTGGCCGAACGCGGCGTCACCGTCACCAACACCCCCGGCGTGCTCACCGACGCGACCGCGGATCTGGCGTTCGGACTGCTCCTCGCGGTCACGCGACGGCTCGGCGAGGGCGAACGGCTGATCCGGTCTCGCACCCCGTGGTCGTTCCACCTGGGTTTCCTGCTCGGCTCCGGCCTGCAGGACAAGACGCTCGGCATCGTCGGGCTCGGCCAGATCGGGCAGGCGGTCGCGCGGCGGGCGCTCGGTTTCGGCATGCGGATCGTCTACTCAGGACGATCGCGGGCCGCCGAGGACGTCGAGAAGACCTTGGGCGCGAAGTACGTGTCCGTCGGCGAACTTCTGGAAAGCTCCGACGTCGTTTCCCTGCACTGCCCCCTGACACCGGAGACCCGCCACCTCATCGACGCGGACGCGCTGAAGTCGATGAAACCGGGCGCGTACCTGATCAACACCACCCGCGGCCCCGTCGTCCACGAGGCGGCGCTGGCCGACGCGCTCGAAGCCGGGGAGATCGCCGGAGCGGGCCTCGACGTGTTCGAAGCCGAACCCGAGGTCGAGCCGCGCCTGCTGGATCGCGAAAACGTCGTCTTGACGCCGCACCTCGGATCGGCGACGGTCGAGACCCGTACTGCCATGGCCGTGCTCGCGGCCGAGAACGTCGCGTCGGTGCTCACCGGCGGAAACCCCCTGACGGAGGTTCGTCCATGA
- a CDS encoding IclR family transcriptional regulator domain-containing protein: protein MDEGEVTERGAHHVQSLERGLAVIKAFNADAAELTLSDVARSTGLTRAAARRFLLTLVDLGYVRTDGKYFSLTARVLELGYSYLSSLSLPEVAQPHLERLSAEVHESSSVSVLEGLDIVYVARVAVSRIMTVSINVGTRFPAHATSMGHVLLAGLEGEDLHGYFDAAKLEKLTAHTLTRQQDLIAELKRVYRQGYAMVDQELEEGLRSIAAPIRDRRGRVVAAVNLSTHASRTTPESVERELLPSLLVAAQAIEADLASAPPTKAGNTKAGHG, encoded by the coding sequence ATGGACGAAGGCGAGGTGACCGAGCGCGGAGCGCACCATGTCCAGTCGCTGGAACGCGGGCTGGCGGTGATCAAGGCGTTCAACGCGGACGCGGCGGAACTCACGCTGAGCGACGTCGCCCGCTCCACCGGGCTGACCAGGGCGGCCGCCCGCCGGTTCCTGCTGACCCTCGTCGACCTGGGATACGTGCGCACGGACGGCAAGTACTTCTCGCTCACCGCACGGGTCCTCGAACTCGGTTACTCGTACCTGTCGAGTCTGTCGCTGCCCGAGGTCGCCCAGCCGCATCTGGAACGGCTGTCCGCCGAGGTGCACGAGTCGAGTTCGGTCTCGGTGCTCGAAGGCCTGGACATCGTCTACGTCGCGCGCGTGGCCGTTTCACGGATCATGACCGTCAGCATCAACGTCGGCACCCGCTTCCCGGCCCACGCGACCTCGATGGGGCACGTTCTGCTGGCCGGCCTCGAAGGCGAAGACCTGCACGGCTACTTCGACGCGGCCAAGCTCGAGAAGCTGACCGCGCACACGCTGACCAGGCAGCAGGACCTGATCGCCGAGCTGAAGCGGGTCTACCGGCAGGGTTACGCGATGGTCGACCAGGAGCTCGAAGAAGGTCTCCGCTCGATCGCCGCGCCGATCCGGGACCGGCGGGGCCGGGTCGTGGCCGCGGTCAACCTCTCCACCCACGCCAGCCGCACGACGCCGGAGTCGGTCGAGCGCGAACTGCTGCCGTCGCTGCTCGTGGCGGCACAGGCCATCGAGGCCGATCTGGCGTCGGCGCCGCCGACCAAGGCAGGAAACACGAAGGCAGGGCATGGCTGA
- the pcaG gene encoding protocatechuate 3,4-dioxygenase subunit alpha: protein MPETTPSQTVGPYLSIGLPWPDGPDVVPAGEPAAIRIHGRVLDGAGEPVPDAMIETWQADADGRFDHPDDPRGAVASGFRGFGRCPTDPGGNYEIRTIKPGVVPGPAGSSQAPHIDVSVLARGLLHRVVTRIYFEDDDTSQDPVLASVPEARRGTLIATATGDGYRFDIRLQGQGETVFFDV, encoded by the coding sequence ATGCCGGAGACGACGCCTTCCCAGACCGTCGGCCCGTACCTGTCCATCGGCCTGCCCTGGCCGGACGGGCCGGACGTCGTTCCCGCGGGCGAACCGGCCGCGATCCGCATCCACGGCCGGGTCCTCGACGGTGCGGGCGAACCGGTCCCGGACGCGATGATCGAGACCTGGCAGGCCGACGCCGACGGCCGGTTCGACCACCCCGACGATCCGCGTGGAGCGGTCGCGAGCGGGTTCCGGGGCTTCGGGCGCTGCCCGACCGATCCCGGTGGCAACTACGAGATCCGGACGATCAAGCCCGGCGTGGTGCCCGGTCCGGCGGGTAGCTCCCAGGCGCCGCACATCGACGTCTCGGTGCTCGCCCGCGGGCTGCTGCACCGCGTCGTCACCCGGATCTACTTCGAGGACGACGACACCTCCCAGGACCCGGTGCTGGCCTCGGTGCCGGAGGCCCGCCGGGGCACGCTGATCGCCACCGCGACCGGCGACGGCTACCGGTTCGACATCCGGCTCCAGGGCCAAGGGGAAACGGTGTTCTTCGATGTCTAG
- a CDS encoding glycerate kinase: MTRVVIAPDKFKGSLTAVEAAEAIAHGVRDALPEAEVSSCPVADGGEGTLDVLVAAGGRLVELPVRGPLDDTVDARYVMLDGTAYIESARACGIEFVEPSPEVALAAHTWGVGELLAHALDHGARRLVLTVGGTASTDGGAGMLAALGAGVFDAFGAPVGLGGGTLGRVASAELGPVRHRLGSVEVAVATDVTNPLLGPRGAAAIFGPQKGAGPREVEQLDESLGRWAQALRNAGTTDVSDLPGAGAGGGVAAGAIAGLGASVESGFQLIAGLTGVAGAIQSADLVITGEGSLDEQSLDGKAPAGIAARAQEHSVPLMVLAGRIQLDESQLAGLGVVGSAALIDHAPSLDHARAHAAELLRERAGELVRAWART; encoded by the coding sequence ATGACTCGTGTCGTCATCGCGCCCGACAAGTTCAAGGGAAGCCTGACCGCGGTCGAGGCCGCGGAGGCGATCGCCCACGGCGTCCGCGACGCGCTGCCCGAGGCCGAAGTCTCCTCTTGCCCGGTCGCCGACGGCGGCGAAGGAACGCTCGACGTCCTCGTCGCGGCGGGCGGCCGTCTCGTGGAACTCCCGGTCCGCGGGCCGCTCGACGACACCGTCGACGCGCGCTACGTGATGCTCGACGGGACGGCCTACATCGAATCGGCCCGCGCGTGCGGGATCGAGTTCGTCGAGCCGAGCCCGGAAGTGGCGCTGGCCGCGCACACCTGGGGCGTCGGTGAACTCCTCGCGCACGCGCTCGACCACGGCGCGCGGCGGCTGGTGCTGACGGTCGGCGGAACCGCGAGCACCGACGGCGGCGCCGGGATGCTGGCGGCGCTGGGCGCCGGGGTGTTCGACGCGTTCGGCGCACCGGTCGGACTCGGCGGCGGCACGCTGGGCCGCGTCGCGTCGGCCGAACTCGGCCCGGTGCGCCACCGGCTCGGCTCCGTCGAGGTCGCCGTGGCCACCGACGTGACGAACCCGCTGCTCGGACCGCGTGGGGCGGCCGCGATCTTCGGGCCGCAGAAGGGCGCGGGCCCGCGCGAGGTCGAGCAACTGGACGAATCCCTGGGCCGCTGGGCGCAGGCATTGCGGAACGCCGGGACCACCGACGTCTCCGACCTTCCCGGAGCGGGCGCGGGAGGCGGGGTCGCGGCAGGCGCGATCGCGGGACTCGGCGCGTCGGTCGAGTCCGGTTTCCAGCTCATCGCCGGGCTCACCGGGGTCGCCGGCGCCATCCAAAGCGCCGACCTCGTCATCACCGGCGAGGGCTCACTGGACGAGCAAAGTCTCGACGGCAAGGCCCCGGCGGGCATCGCGGCGCGCGCGCAGGAGCACTCGGTACCGCTGATGGTGCTGGCCGGGCGGATCCAGCTGGACGAGAGCCAGCTCGCCGGCCTCGGTGTCGTGGGCAGCGCCGCCCTGATCGACCACGCGCCTTCGCTCGACCACGCGCGTGCGCACGCGGCGGAACTCCTGCGCGAGCGGGCCGGCGAGCTGGTCCGTGCCTGGGCCCGGACTTAA
- the pcaD gene encoding 3-oxoadipate enol-lactonase, translating to MSSFSMSEPVKVHSVVKVHSVAEGPEDGPVVVFSGSLGSDHRMWEPQVEPLVAKGFRVIRYDTRGHGASPVPSGPYTLEDLGGDLLALLDEHGVGRAHFVGLSLGGMTGMWLGVNAPDRIESLTLCCTSAKLGPPRMWADRARTVRENGTGSVAEAGAGRWVTAGYAAAYPEQVAFLREMIANVPAEGYAASCEAIERMDLVGDLPKILARTLVIAGAEDPATPVQHAEVIADGIPDARLEVVEGAAHLGSFEQPERFTALILEQLEVAR from the coding sequence ATGTCTAGCTTTTCGATGTCCGAGCCGGTGAAGGTGCACAGTGTTGTCAAAGTGCACAGTGTCGCGGAAGGGCCCGAGGACGGTCCGGTCGTGGTGTTCAGCGGGTCGCTCGGCAGTGACCACCGCATGTGGGAGCCGCAGGTCGAACCCTTGGTGGCCAAAGGATTCCGGGTGATCCGGTACGACACCCGCGGGCACGGCGCGTCCCCGGTGCCGTCCGGGCCGTACACGCTGGAGGATCTCGGCGGTGATCTGCTCGCACTGCTCGACGAGCACGGCGTCGGACGCGCTCACTTCGTCGGGCTCTCGCTCGGCGGGATGACCGGGATGTGGCTGGGCGTGAACGCGCCGGACCGGATCGAGAGCCTGACGCTGTGCTGCACGTCCGCGAAACTCGGGCCGCCGCGGATGTGGGCCGACAGGGCGCGGACGGTCCGGGAGAACGGCACCGGCTCGGTCGCCGAAGCCGGGGCCGGCCGCTGGGTGACAGCCGGTTACGCCGCCGCCTATCCCGAGCAGGTCGCGTTCCTGCGCGAGATGATCGCGAACGTCCCCGCCGAGGGGTACGCGGCGTCCTGCGAGGCCATCGAACGGATGGACCTCGTCGGTGACCTGCCCAAGATCTTGGCGCGGACCCTGGTCATCGCCGGGGCCGAGGATCCGGCGACCCCGGTCCAGCACGCCGAGGTGATCGCGGACGGCATTCCGGACGCGCGGCTCGAGGTCGTCGAAGGCGCCGCGCATCTGGGGAGCTTCGAACAGCCGGAGCGGTTCACCGCGCTGATCCTCGAACAACTGGAAGTGGCCCGATGA
- the pcaC gene encoding 4-carboxymuconolactone decarboxylase, which translates to MSEDPYETGMRVRREVLGDAHVDRAVARTTEFSRPFQDYITRGAWGSVWSRDGLDRKTRSCVTLAALTALHAHDELAMHVRAAVHNGLTAQEISEVLLHTAVYAGAPAANAAFAVAQRVLAELGEPAAQEEGGG; encoded by the coding sequence ATGAGCGAAGACCCCTACGAGACAGGCATGCGGGTGCGCCGCGAAGTCCTCGGCGACGCGCACGTCGACCGCGCGGTCGCCCGCACCACCGAGTTCAGCCGCCCGTTCCAGGACTACATCACCCGGGGCGCCTGGGGTTCGGTCTGGTCGCGCGACGGACTCGACCGCAAGACCCGCAGCTGCGTCACCCTGGCCGCGCTCACCGCGCTGCACGCCCACGACGAACTCGCCATGCACGTCCGAGCCGCCGTCCACAATGGACTCACCGCGCAGGAGATCTCCGAGGTCCTGCTGCACACCGCCGTCTACGCGGGCGCCCCGGCCGCCAACGCGGCGTTCGCCGTCGCCCAGCGTGTGCTGGCCGAACTCGGTGAGCCTGCGGCTCAGGAAGAGGGTGGCGGTTAG
- a CDS encoding CoA-transferase subunit beta, giving the protein MTEYTSDEMMSVAAARALGDGMSCFVGIGLPSTAANLARRGHAPNLTLIYESGCLGAKPSRLPLSIGDGELADTADAVVSVPEVFNYWLQPGRIDVGFLGAAQLDKFGNINTTVIGPDYANPKVRLPGAGGAPEIAASCREVFVVLRQSTRTLVEKVDFVTSFGHGTGKGDRERLGLPGAGPTLVVTDLGLMRPDPETAELTLTELHPGIEVDQVVEATGWKLKVSGDLGTTPAPTEAELRILRDLKRASA; this is encoded by the coding sequence ATGACCGAGTACACCTCCGACGAGATGATGAGCGTCGCCGCCGCTCGCGCGCTCGGCGACGGGATGTCCTGTTTCGTGGGCATCGGCCTGCCCAGCACGGCCGCGAACCTGGCCCGCCGCGGGCACGCGCCGAACCTCACGCTGATCTACGAATCCGGCTGCCTCGGCGCCAAACCGAGCCGGCTCCCGTTGTCCATCGGCGACGGCGAACTCGCCGACACCGCCGACGCCGTGGTCAGCGTGCCCGAGGTCTTCAACTACTGGCTCCAGCCCGGCCGGATCGACGTCGGTTTCCTCGGCGCCGCCCAGCTGGACAAGTTCGGCAACATCAACACCACCGTCATCGGCCCGGACTACGCCAACCCCAAAGTGCGCCTGCCCGGGGCGGGCGGGGCGCCGGAGATCGCCGCTTCCTGCCGCGAGGTGTTCGTGGTGCTCCGGCAGAGCACCCGCACGTTGGTCGAGAAGGTCGACTTCGTGACGTCGTTCGGTCACGGCACCGGCAAGGGCGATCGCGAACGCCTCGGTCTCCCCGGCGCCGGGCCGACGCTGGTGGTCACCGACCTCGGCCTGATGCGGCCCGACCCGGAGACCGCCGAGCTCACGCTCACCGAACTGCATCCCGGGATCGAGGTCGATCAGGTCGTCGAGGCGACCGGGTGGAAACTGAAGGTGTCCGGCGACCTGGGAACCACCCCGGCGCCGACCGAGGCAGAACTCCGCATCCTCCGAGACCTCAAAAGGGCGAGCGCATGA
- the pcaH gene encoding protocatechuate 3,4-dioxygenase subunit beta, translated as MSAPAELRLPRYRRDPEGTHPPLDYAGYRSTALRHPQEPLIVLPHLLTEVTGPALGPGRIGEFDNDLTQGHEGEPQGQRIIVTGRLLDGDGHPIRDSLVEIWQANAGGRYRHTGDRWPSPIDPNFDGAGRTLTDGEGRYTFTTIKPGAYPWKNHDNAWRPAHIHFSVFGSAFTQRLVTQMYFPEDPLFSQDPIFNSIPDENARQRMIARFDLDRTEAEWALAFQFDIVVRGREASVFEDEEDEH; from the coding sequence ATGTCCGCACCCGCAGAACTGAGGCTCCCGCGCTACCGGCGCGATCCGGAAGGGACGCATCCGCCGCTCGACTACGCCGGTTACCGGTCGACGGCGCTGCGGCACCCCCAGGAGCCACTGATCGTGCTCCCGCATCTGCTGACCGAGGTCACCGGGCCCGCGCTGGGGCCGGGGCGGATCGGCGAGTTCGACAACGACCTCACCCAGGGGCACGAGGGCGAGCCTCAGGGACAGCGGATCATCGTCACCGGGCGGCTGCTCGACGGCGACGGGCACCCGATCCGGGATTCGCTCGTGGAGATCTGGCAGGCGAACGCGGGTGGCCGGTACCGGCACACCGGTGACCGCTGGCCGTCGCCGATCGACCCCAACTTCGACGGCGCGGGCCGGACGCTGACCGACGGCGAGGGCCGCTACACCTTCACCACCATCAAACCGGGCGCGTACCCGTGGAAGAACCACGACAACGCCTGGCGGCCGGCGCACATCCACTTCTCCGTCTTCGGCAGCGCGTTCACCCAGCGGCTGGTCACCCAGATGTACTTCCCGGAAGACCCGCTGTTCTCGCAGGACCCGATCTTCAACTCCATTCCGGACGAGAACGCCCGGCAGCGGATGATCGCGCGGTTCGACCTCGACCGCACCGAAGCCGAGTGGGCGCTGGCCTTCCAGTTCGACATCGTCGTGCGCGGCCGCGAGGCGTCGGTCTTCGAGGACGAGGAGGACGAGCACTGA
- a CDS encoding GtrA family protein translates to MTTTRWAPGHRIIRRAPERHHELGHHAAWYVVAGVVATGLQAVLFLVLQPILGPQVANLVALAVTTVGNTEFHRRVTFATRKSHPGKRHFQDLMTFAFYAVYGSIVLASLDAVITEPTALEQTGALLAASVVGGIARFAVLRWWVFARRSA, encoded by the coding sequence ATGACCACCACCAGGTGGGCGCCAGGGCACCGGATCATCCGGCGCGCGCCGGAACGGCACCACGAGCTCGGCCACCATGCCGCGTGGTACGTCGTCGCCGGTGTCGTCGCCACCGGCCTGCAGGCGGTGCTGTTCCTCGTCCTGCAGCCGATCCTCGGCCCCCAGGTGGCCAATCTGGTCGCGCTCGCGGTCACGACCGTCGGGAACACCGAGTTCCACCGCCGGGTCACCTTCGCCACCCGGAAGAGTCACCCGGGCAAACGGCACTTCCAGGACCTGATGACGTTCGCTTTTTACGCCGTCTATGGCTCGATCGTGCTCGCGTCACTCGACGCGGTGATCACCGAGCCGACCGCACTGGAGCAGACAGGCGCTCTGCTCGCGGCCAGCGTTGTGGGCGGCATCGCGCGCTTCGCAGTCCTTCGCTGGTGGGTTTTCGCGCGACGCAGCGCCTAG